In Pseudoalteromonas piratica, the genomic stretch TAAATAGCACGTTTTTTGACCTGTTAAAGATGTTTACAGATCACATTTTTACTAGCTAATAAATCACATTTTTACTTACTCATTCCTGAATAAGGTGTTAAGAAGTTTTACATGTGGCTTGCTAAATAATTGAATAATGTGCGGGTTAAATCGCAAAAAAGGTATACTAAAACTGTTGTCTCGTTTAGGAAAAACTCATGCAAGCTTTGTTAAACCAACCTGAAATAGTGATTACGGCATTTTTATGTCTGTTCGTTGTGTTTTTAGTGACTATTTTGGTAATAGCTGGTCGTCATAAAAATAAAATAGCTTTGCTCGAAGCTCAGCATTTACAAGAAAAATCAGGGCTGGAAGAAAAAGTAGCAACGCTTGTAGAAACCTCAGATCAAAATTTTACTAACTGGCAGCAAGAGCAAGAACGCGCCAATCAATTGCGTATTAAGTACAGTGCGTTGCAAACGCGCCTTACTGAAAGGGAACACAGCTATCAACAGCAATTAGCCAGCCTACAGGATGCGAAGTCAGAACTTAAAAAAGAATTTTCGTTACTCGCCAACCAAATATTTGAAGAAAAAGGCCAAGCATTTAAGTCGCTGAATCAAGAGAGCGTGTCAAATTTACTCAAGCCTATGCAAGAGGAACTCAGAGGTTTTAAACAAAAAGTAGAAACCATTCATACCGAAGAGTTAAAACAACGCTCAGAGCTGAAAGCGGAGTTAATGCACTTGCAAAAACTTAATCAAGCCATTACTTCTCAAGCTGAACAATTAACAACAGCACTACAAGGACAAAAGAAAACCCAAGGTAACTGGGGGGAGTTAATGCTTGAAAACGTATTAGAAAGTGCTGGGCTGCGTGTAGGTGACGATTATCAACGTGAATTTCATGTAAAAACCCTTGATGGTAATTATCGCCCTGATGTGGTGGTGTTTTTACCGCAAAACCGCCATTTAGTGATTGATGCGAAAACGTCTTTAAATGCCTACACTCAGTATGTAAATGCAGATAATGAATTTGTTGCTGAGCAAGCGCTAAAACAGCACGTAAGTGCGGTAAATGCCCGTATTGAGGAGCTTGCGAGTAAAGGTTACGATAAACTTCCTGGCTTGAACTCTCCTGAGGTGGTGATTTTATTTATGCCTATCGAATCGGCCTATGTTGAAGCATTAAAATACCAACCGGACTTATATCAACGTGCAATTGAAAAAAATATTTTGGTAGCAACGCCTACAACCTTATTAACCAGCATGAATATTGTGCGTCAATTATGGCGATTTGAAGAGCAAAGCAAGCACAGTGCAGAGCTCGCACAGCGCGCAGAACGTTTTTATACTAAGTTAAACGGCTTTTTAACCAGCATGCAGGGCGTTGGTAAAACCTTAGATAAAGCAAAAGAGGGCTACGACCGCGCATTTGCTCAACTTTATTCGGGCAAGGGTAATTTAATTAAACAAGCTGCTGAATTTAAAGAGCTCGGTGTTGCAGTACAAAAAGAGTTACCAAAAGAACTGATTGAAAAGGCAGAGCTTGAACTTAACTTTGAACAAGATGAATAAGACTTAAAAGCATACGATAAAAAGTGTAAATCCCCTTTACAGTTTTATTTTAAATTAAGTGTTTGCTAAGTTTTGAAACGTTAAAAAAGTAAGCTAGTGAACGTTATCGCGCGCACTAGCTTAATTAAGTCTTAATAGCTGCACATTATTGTGAGTTACTTACCACCACATATTCTGGTAATTCGGTTGCATCTGGTTGTTCATGTATCATAAAACTTTGATAACTCAGGTTATTAAAAAAGAGTGCCGTGGAGTCATTTTCAGGCTCTATAAACAACATATCAGTGCGATTATTGTGAAGCTGCATATTGTTGATCTCCCAGCGACTATTTACCGGTAGTGCTGTTCCCATACCGAAACCTGTTATTTCGACGTTCTCAATACGTCCTGGACCATGGGTTGAATCATTTGAAATATCTAGGCCCACACCTGATTTCGCCGTTCCCTCATTGAAACTAAATTCGCTCGCTTCTTTCCCAACACCATAAATATTTGCATCAAACAGGCTCAATCGTTCGTTGTAATTAAGTAACACACCGTCACGACTTCCCCATACAGTAAGGTCATTCACACTAGGTGTTAATGTATCGATATACGCTTGCGGCGGTGAATGATGAAAGTCACTTTGTTCATCGCGGCCAAGATAATTTTTTGCATGAATATAGCGAATTCTAAATCCGATGGTTGCACCATAAGACTCATTACCTCGACTTTCAGCCATTGGTGCCCACCAAACCGGAACCGATTCTCTGTTTGGAATTAAGTGGCCATTCGCTAGTTGAGATACCGGAATTGAAACGCGAGTTGCAATATCAGCAGCTGGATTAATAATGCCATCACTCCAATAAATAAAGCCATGAGCAGATGCACCCGCGGAGACATTGTTAATTAGTCTCACTCGTGGACCTGTTAACCAAAAGCCATCACCATCATGGCCATAGTCCATTCTGGCAGCTCGCAGATCAGGGTCAATGGCATTTTGATCATCCAAAGTAAATGATGAATTAACACTGCGGATAGCAATATTTCCTTCCAAGCTACCAATTTCGTCGCCAGCTTCAGTATAAAATCCAGCGCCTTGTAGGTCATAAGCGACATTATCAATAAAGTTAACGTGTGAAGAGTGATTTACAAATCCCCAACCTGGCCCTTTAAATACTACGGACCCTTTAACTAGCGCTGCCATGCTTTCTGCGTGCGTGCCAATTTGATGAAAGTGAACGGCATAGCGACCTCGCACATTTGAACCGCCTAGCGCTATGACTGTTGCTGATGCAGGCGCATCATCTCCGTTGCTTTCTGGATCATCGAACACAAATTCAACGTCATCGAGTGGGCGAGTTTTATCTGTACGGCCAAGCTCGGTAAATTGAGCAAAATTTATATCAACCTGTGAGCTCATAAACATAATATGGCCACGATGCGCTATTTCGGTATTTTCTGAACGAAATTCAACGTTTCTTGTAACATTGGCGACATACACGTTTAGTTCAGGTGTTGGTGCGGTATGATCGTAGGCTAATGGTTGGTCGAGATACACCTGATCACCATTAACCTCACTAATTACTCTTATTTCATCGCTCGCGGGATCAAACATACGAGTGCCTGTAATAACTAATTGGTCGCCAACTTCCCAACCTGATGGGGTTGTGCGAAGGTTTATGGTTTGAGCACCTTGCTCGGCTTGTGGTGATATGATTGCCCTATGAGTTTTTTCTGCCCCGTAAATCGTTGTTGTTCCAGCTAAAATAGCACCTCGACTAAGCAATGATGAATCATTAACGGGACCTTCATCGATAAAAATAACTTCTGCTTTCGTTGATGCTTCAATGGGAGTATCTGCTGTGCCAATTTGCAGTGTACCGCTACACGAGCTGTAAAGGGTATCTACTAGCAGGCGCGTATCTTGATTGGGCGAAAAGGTAAGTGTGCCATCTATACGAACCAGTGATAGTCGTGTATCTAATTGTTGTGTAAGTGAAACGGTCAGTCCTTCAGGGATAACAACAATGGCATCCTGTTCAGGAACGTTGCCGCCCCAGGTTGCTGTATCAGACCAATCTCCGGAATCTGTAGCCGTATGAGTTGCAAGAGAGTGACTTGCAAACTCAGGCGCAGCAGCG encodes the following:
- the rmuC gene encoding DNA recombination protein RmuC, which produces MQALLNQPEIVITAFLCLFVVFLVTILVIAGRHKNKIALLEAQHLQEKSGLEEKVATLVETSDQNFTNWQQEQERANQLRIKYSALQTRLTEREHSYQQQLASLQDAKSELKKEFSLLANQIFEEKGQAFKSLNQESVSNLLKPMQEELRGFKQKVETIHTEELKQRSELKAELMHLQKLNQAITSQAEQLTTALQGQKKTQGNWGELMLENVLESAGLRVGDDYQREFHVKTLDGNYRPDVVVFLPQNRHLVIDAKTSLNAYTQYVNADNEFVAEQALKQHVSAVNARIEELASKGYDKLPGLNSPEVVILFMPIESAYVEALKYQPDLYQRAIEKNILVATPTTLLTSMNIVRQLWRFEEQSKHSAELAQRAERFYTKLNGFLTSMQGVGKTLDKAKEGYDRAFAQLYSGKGNLIKQAAEFKELGVAVQKELPKELIEKAELELNFEQDE
- a CDS encoding G8 domain-containing protein, with protein sequence MHSSKIPRLSPFLSLFIMLSITACGGSAAPDAVEIPTTSTATEQSQVDIDHSAGHCAAAPEFASHSLATHTATDSGDWSDTATWGGNVPEQDAIVVIPEGLTVSLTQQLDTRLSLVRIDGTLTFSPNQDTRLLVDTLYSSCSGTLQIGTADTPIEASTKAEVIFIDEGPVNDSSLLSRGAILAGTTTIYGAEKTHRAIISPQAEQGAQTINLRTTPSGWEVGDQLVITGTRMFDPASDEIRVISEVNGDQVYLDQPLAYDHTAPTPELNVYVANVTRNVEFRSENTEIAHRGHIMFMSSQVDINFAQFTELGRTDKTRPLDDVEFVFDDPESNGDDAPASATVIALGGSNVRGRYAVHFHQIGTHAESMAALVKGSVVFKGPGWGFVNHSSHVNFIDNVAYDLQGAGFYTEAGDEIGSLEGNIAIRSVNSSFTLDDQNAIDPDLRAARMDYGHDGDGFWLTGPRVRLINNVSAGASAHGFIYWSDGIINPAADIATRVSIPVSQLANGHLIPNRESVPVWWAPMAESRGNESYGATIGFRIRYIHAKNYLGRDEQSDFHHSPPQAYIDTLTPSVNDLTVWGSRDGVLLNYNERLSLFDANIYGVGKEASEFSFNEGTAKSGVGLDISNDSTHGPGRIENVEITGFGMGTALPVNSRWEINNMQLHNNRTDMLFIEPENDSTALFFNNLSYQSFMIHEQPDATELPEYVVVSNSQ